A single window of Nitrospira sp. DNA harbors:
- the rplE gene encoding 50S ribosomal protein L5, giving the protein MAKVEKGKAGKPSERKSSKKDAEAAPKQLDENSHESSFKPRLRDAYQEKVIPALMKEFGYKNVMQVPKLERIVLNVGMGEAIQNVKLLESAVTELGTITGQKPVVTRAKKAIAGFKLRQGLPIGAKVTLRSRRMYEFFDRLVTLALPRIRDFRGVSPKAFDGRGNYTLGVKEQLIFPEIKYDEVASIHGMDITIVTTAQTNDEGKALLKHLGMPFRA; this is encoded by the coding sequence ATGGCGAAGGTTGAAAAAGGTAAGGCAGGTAAACCCTCCGAGCGGAAGTCCTCAAAGAAGGACGCGGAGGCTGCGCCTAAGCAGCTAGACGAGAATAGTCATGAGTCGAGTTTTAAGCCGCGACTCCGTGATGCCTATCAGGAGAAGGTGATCCCGGCACTCATGAAAGAGTTTGGGTATAAAAATGTGATGCAGGTTCCCAAGCTTGAGCGCATCGTGCTCAACGTCGGAATGGGAGAAGCCATTCAAAACGTGAAGTTGCTTGAGAGCGCGGTCACCGAATTGGGCACGATTACGGGCCAGAAGCCCGTCGTTACCAGAGCGAAGAAGGCGATCGCCGGATTCAAGCTCAGGCAGGGACTCCCGATCGGCGCGAAGGTCACATTGCGAAGCCGTCGCATGTATGAATTTTTCGATCGGCTCGTCACTCTGGCATTGCCCCGCATTCGAGATTTCCGTGGTGTTTCGCCGAAGGCTTTCGATGGTCGCGGCAACTATACCTTAGGGGTCAAAGAGCAGTTGATATTCCCTGAAATCAAGTATGACGAAGTGGCCTCCATTCATGGTATGGATATCACGATAGTCACGACAGCACAGACGAATGACGAAGGGAAGGCCTTGCTGAAACATCTCGGGATGCCGTTCCGGGCATAG
- a CDS encoding type Z 30S ribosomal protein S14, producing the protein MSRLALRNKAAKKPKFSCRSYNRCPLCGRVRGFLTRFHMCRICFRLLSLRGDIPGVRKSSW; encoded by the coding sequence GTGTCACGTTTAGCGCTACGGAATAAAGCGGCAAAAAAGCCAAAGTTTTCGTGCCGGTCGTACAATCGGTGCCCGTTGTGTGGTAGGGTGCGTGGCTTTTTAACTCGCTTTCATATGTGCAGAATTTGTTTCCGCCTCTTGAGCCTCCGCGGGGATATCCCTGGTGTGCGCAAGTCTAGTTGGTAG
- the rpsH gene encoding 30S ribosomal protein S8, with protein sequence MLTDPISDLLVRLRNGSQRRHDTVSVPASKLKRAILELLKQEGYVHDIADAVQDGHPVFTVQMRYVNEGQPMITGLQRISKPGRRVYVGSKDIAKVRNGIGMAILSTSKGIMTDQESRKNGLGGEVLCSVW encoded by the coding sequence ATGTTGACTGATCCAATTAGTGATCTTCTTGTTCGACTCAGAAACGGTTCGCAGCGCCGTCACGATACAGTGTCTGTCCCTGCCTCCAAGCTCAAGCGGGCCATTCTTGAGCTGCTCAAGCAAGAGGGCTATGTCCATGACATTGCTGATGCTGTGCAGGATGGGCATCCGGTGTTTACGGTGCAGATGCGCTATGTCAACGAGGGGCAGCCAATGATCACAGGCTTACAGCGGATCAGCAAGCCTGGGCGTCGCGTGTACGTTGGCAGCAAGGATATCGCCAAAGTCCGAAATGGAATCGGCATGGCGATCCTGTCGACTTCTAAGGGAATCATGACCGACCAGGAATCGCGGAAGAATGGCCTGGGCGGTGAAGTATTGTGCTCAGTCTGGTAG
- the rplF gene encoding 50S ribosomal protein L6, producing the protein MSRIGKMPIAIPAGVEVKVVGPKVSIKGPLGKMDWPLEQGLGAVVENGQLLVNRLSEDRNVRALHGLARAELSNMVLGVSKGYERSLEITGVGYKVALQGRTMSFNVGYINPVLFQIPAGIEVKVDKQTLINVKGFDKRLVGQVAANLRAIKPPDVYKQKGVRFMGEVLRKKEGKTGK; encoded by the coding sequence ATGTCGCGGATTGGGAAAATGCCGATTGCTATTCCTGCGGGAGTAGAAGTGAAAGTAGTGGGACCCAAGGTCTCGATCAAGGGTCCACTTGGGAAAATGGATTGGCCGCTTGAGCAGGGGCTTGGCGCTGTGGTTGAGAATGGGCAGCTGCTCGTCAATCGCTTGAGTGAAGACCGTAATGTTCGGGCTCTCCATGGCTTGGCTCGTGCCGAATTGAGCAATATGGTTCTGGGAGTCTCAAAGGGTTATGAGCGCTCACTGGAGATCACAGGGGTCGGTTACAAGGTGGCGCTCCAGGGCCGGACGATGAGCTTCAATGTTGGCTATATCAATCCCGTACTCTTTCAAATTCCAGCCGGGATCGAAGTCAAAGTCGACAAGCAGACCCTCATCAATGTCAAAGGTTTCGATAAGCGATTGGTCGGTCAGGTAGCGGCAAACTTGCGTGCGATCAAGCCCCCCGATGTGTACAAGCAAAAGGGTGTCCGTTTTATGGGCGAGGTCTTGCGTAAGAAAGAAGGAAAGACGGGGAAATAG
- the rplR gene encoding 50S ribosomal protein L18 has translation MNTAEKSRQLEQRRQRVRKRVIGTTERPRLNVFRSRSHIYAQVINDLNGSTLVAASSLDKDLRKTLKSTGSMEAAKAVGKLLADRAKAANVLTVVFDRGGRMYHGRIKALAEASREGGLQF, from the coding sequence ATGAATACAGCAGAAAAATCAAGACAACTCGAGCAAAGAAGACAGCGCGTTCGCAAGCGTGTAATTGGGACCACCGAGCGCCCACGGCTCAATGTGTTTCGAAGCCGCTCGCATATCTATGCACAGGTGATCAACGATTTGAACGGCTCAACTTTGGTTGCCGCCTCGTCGCTTGATAAAGACCTGAGGAAGACGTTGAAGTCTACCGGCAGCATGGAGGCCGCAAAGGCGGTCGGAAAGCTGTTGGCTGATCGGGCGAAGGCGGCCAATGTGTTGACCGTTGTGTTTGATCGCGGTGGACGTATGTATCATGGTCGCATTAAAGCCCTCGCCGAAGCGTCGCGTGAGGGTGGACTTCAGTTTTAG
- the rpsE gene encoding 30S ribosomal protein S5, whose product MRVNPDELNLKDKVVFINRVAKVVKGGKRFNFCALVVVGDGHGWVGIGKGKAAEVPVAISKAVEQAKKNLVHVSLKGGTIPHDVHGLFGAEHVLLKPAVDGTGIIAGGAVRAVVEAVGVHNIIAKTLGRGNPFNTVRATLAGLSQLRNPEEVLRLRRAAAGERLERASA is encoded by the coding sequence GTGCGAGTTAATCCAGACGAATTGAACCTGAAGGACAAGGTCGTTTTCATCAACCGAGTGGCCAAGGTTGTGAAAGGCGGCAAGCGATTTAATTTCTGCGCTCTGGTAGTGGTCGGAGACGGCCATGGCTGGGTCGGTATTGGAAAAGGTAAGGCGGCAGAAGTGCCGGTGGCGATTTCCAAAGCTGTCGAACAGGCGAAGAAGAATCTCGTGCATGTCTCGCTTAAGGGAGGGACGATCCCCCATGATGTGCATGGGTTGTTTGGTGCGGAGCATGTCCTCTTGAAGCCAGCCGTCGACGGGACCGGTATTATTGCCGGTGGTGCTGTGCGAGCCGTCGTTGAAGCGGTTGGTGTGCACAATATCATTGCCAAGACGCTCGGCCGCGGCAATCCATTCAATACTGTGCGAGCCACGTTGGCGGGCCTCAGTCAGCTACGTAATCCTGAGGAAGTGCTCAGGCTTCGACGAGCAGCTGCCGGGGAGCGACTTGAAAGGGCGAGTGCGTAA
- the rpmD gene encoding 50S ribosomal protein L30: MATAKTDKAAKSTVPAVRVTLRRSPIGTPQTHRLVLRGLGLRHIRQTAVHPDTPQVRGLIKKVGYLLEVGKP, from the coding sequence ATGGCTACTGCAAAAACTGACAAGGCAGCGAAGTCTACTGTTCCGGCCGTGCGGGTGACTTTGCGGCGGAGCCCGATTGGGACGCCCCAGACGCATCGGCTTGTGTTGCGTGGGCTTGGCCTCCGCCACATTCGACAAACAGCGGTTCATCCTGATACCCCACAGGTTCGTGGTTTGATTAAAAAGGTGGGTTATCTGCTTGAGGTGGGGAAACCATGA
- the rplO gene encoding 50S ribosomal protein L15, translating to MNLHDLSPARGAKKKRKRIGRGPGSGHGKTATKGHKGIKARSGGGKRPGFEGGQMPLVRRLPKFGFTNPFRTEYNVLNLKSFETWTGPSTVTPQALVDAGLVKRKRLQIKILGNGELTKPLVIQAHKFSESAKAKIQAAGGRVEVIGGA from the coding sequence ATGAATTTGCACGATCTATCCCCGGCACGGGGTGCGAAGAAAAAGCGGAAGAGAATCGGCCGTGGACCAGGATCTGGTCATGGAAAGACCGCTACAAAGGGACATAAGGGTATTAAGGCGCGTTCCGGCGGAGGCAAGAGGCCCGGTTTTGAAGGCGGTCAGATGCCATTGGTCCGTCGTCTGCCGAAGTTTGGGTTTACGAACCCATTTAGGACCGAATATAACGTTCTGAATCTCAAGAGCTTTGAAACCTGGACTGGTCCTTCAACTGTGACGCCGCAGGCATTGGTTGATGCGGGGTTGGTCAAGCGCAAGCGCTTGCAGATTAAGATTTTGGGGAACGGAGAGCTGACCAAGCCGTTGGTCATTCAGGCGCATAAATTCAGCGAATCCGCCAAGGCCAAGATCCAAGCTGCCGGTGGTCGAGTCGAGGTTATCGGCGGTGCTTGA
- the secY gene encoding preprotein translocase subunit SecY, whose translation MLERLFTSFQNIFKIPELRTRVLFTLGMLVVYRVGAHIPTPGINGDALSDFLAKQGGALLGFLDIFSGGSLSRLTIFALGIMPYISASIILQLLTVVVPHLSKLAKEGERGRKKIIQYTRFGTIVIALIQGFGIAIGLEQMNQGAFVLNGGWAFRLMTVITLTAGTGFLMWLGEQITERGIGNGISLIIFSGIVARLPAAVAQTFDLYKVGQLNIILLVALAVLMVSVVAAIVFLESGRRKIPVQYAKRVVGRRVFGGQSTHIPLKINTAGVIPPIFASSIIAFPATIAGFFETPWVKAIGSQLAPGSLLYTLMYVGLILFFCFFYTAVVLNPVDMADNMKKYGGFVPGIRPGQRTSDYIYNVLTKITFAGAIYLAIVCVIPEFLIYKMNVPFYFGGTSLLIVIGVGLDTAQQIESHMLMRNYEGFLGKGMAPLRGRNG comes from the coding sequence GTGCTTGAGCGACTTTTTACCAGCTTCCAGAATATCTTTAAGATTCCTGAGCTGAGGACCCGTGTCCTGTTTACGCTTGGGATGCTTGTTGTCTATCGAGTGGGCGCTCACATTCCTACTCCTGGGATCAATGGCGACGCACTCTCTGATTTCTTGGCGAAGCAGGGTGGCGCGCTGCTCGGATTTCTGGACATCTTCTCAGGCGGCTCTCTCTCTAGGCTGACGATTTTCGCCTTGGGCATTATGCCCTACATCAGTGCGTCCATCATTCTTCAATTGCTCACCGTGGTGGTCCCGCATCTCTCCAAGCTTGCGAAAGAGGGAGAGCGTGGTCGCAAAAAAATCATCCAGTACACCCGCTTTGGCACGATCGTAATCGCGCTGATTCAGGGGTTTGGTATTGCGATCGGTCTTGAGCAAATGAATCAAGGCGCCTTCGTGTTGAACGGAGGATGGGCATTTCGTCTGATGACGGTCATTACGCTCACGGCCGGTACCGGTTTTCTCATGTGGCTCGGCGAGCAAATTACTGAGCGCGGGATCGGCAATGGAATTTCACTCATCATCTTCTCGGGAATCGTAGCCCGTCTTCCAGCGGCGGTGGCTCAGACCTTCGATCTCTACAAGGTCGGGCAGCTCAATATTATATTGTTGGTTGCCCTTGCTGTGTTGATGGTCTCCGTGGTGGCTGCGATTGTGTTTCTTGAGAGTGGCCGACGCAAGATTCCTGTTCAGTATGCGAAGCGCGTCGTGGGGCGCCGTGTCTTTGGTGGGCAGAGCACGCATATTCCGTTGAAGATCAATACGGCTGGCGTCATCCCTCCGATCTTTGCCTCGTCGATTATCGCATTTCCTGCAACGATTGCCGGCTTCTTCGAAACTCCTTGGGTGAAGGCGATTGGCTCACAGCTTGCGCCAGGATCCTTGCTCTATACGCTCATGTACGTCGGGCTCATCCTCTTCTTCTGTTTCTTTTACACAGCCGTGGTTCTAAATCCTGTTGATATGGCTGACAACATGAAGAAGTATGGGGGATTTGTGCCCGGCATTCGACCTGGGCAGAGGACGTCTGATTACATCTACAATGTACTGACGAAGATCACATTCGCGGGGGCTATCTATCTCGCCATTGTGTGCGTTATCCCTGAGTTTTTGATCTATAAGATGAACGTCCCGTTCTATTTTGGCGGTACGTCACTCTTGATCGTAATCGGAGTAGGGCTGGATACGGCCCAACAGATCGAGTCCCATATGCTGATGCGTAATTATGAGGGTTTTCTC